From a region of the Rhizophagus irregularis chromosome 3, complete sequence genome:
- a CDS encoding Bifunctional purine biosynthetic protein ade1, protein MSTDKLYVLVVGSGGREHAIAWNLSRSSRVERIYVAPGNGGTESGIDKVSNINIGVSDFFSLTKFAQENNINLVIPGPEQPLVDGIESAFKKIGIPCFGPSSKAAMMEGSKTFAKDFMKRHQIPTATYENFSDYGKAKAYLESVSHKVVLKASGLAGGKGVLIPADKQEALFALKEIMVDKVFGSAGNEVVIEEFLEGQELSILAFSDGYTIVPLPPAQDHKRIFDGDQGPNTGGMGCYCPTPIAIPELIAQIKNEILQPTIDGMRRDGFPFVGMLFTGLMITSSGPKVLEYNVRFGDPETEVVLPLLSDKSDLAEIILACVERRLDSVNIEIKPGFAATVVIASDGYPGSYLKGKEITFNDVPSDTIIFHAGTSIKEGKLVTSGGRVLAVTGVASTLRNAVDKAYECVKSISFDKMYFRKDIAHRAFAYLSQQPAKDNVMTYASAGVSIDSGNLLVKNIKSYVKSTQRPGSDCEIGGFGGLFDLKAAGFNDPILVSTTDGVGTKLKIAQAMNLHDTIGIDLVAMNVNDLIVQGAEPLLFLDYYACGKLEVEVAQNVVKGIADGCLESGCALIGGETSEMPGVYNNGEYDLAGFATGAVERKNVLPRISDIKVDDVLIGITSSGLHSNGFSLVRKIINKYNLEYKSPCPWDSTISLGESLLTPTKIYVKQLLPVVKEGLVKAMAHITGGGFIDNIPRILPKDLGVSIDSNVWELPKVFKWLKENGNIPSDELFRTFNCGIGMVLVVSSDNEIRVKKLLQQYESNVYTIGRVVTKQTNNDKHVVIKGI, encoded by the exons ATGTCGACAG ATAAGCTTTATGTTTTGGTTGTTGGTTCCGGAGGTCGCGAACATGCTATTGCTTGGAATTTATCTCGTTCTTCTCGGGTAGAACGAATTTATGTAGCGCCAG GAAATGGAGGCACAGAAAGTGGTATTGACAAAGTATCTAATATCAACATTGGCGTTAGCGACTTTTTTTCCCTGACAAAATTTGCGCAGGAAAATAac atCAATTTGGTTATACCAGGTCCTGAACAACCACTTGTTGATGGCATCGAGTCAGCCTTTAAGAAGA ttGGAATTCCATGTTTTGGACCTTCATCTAAGGCTGCTATGATGGAAGGATCGAAGACATTTGCAAAGGATTTTATGAAAAGACATCAAATTCCAACGGCAACTTATGAG aaTTTTTCAGATTACGGAAAGGCAAAGGCTTATTTGGAATCAGTATCTCATAAAGTTGTcttaaag GCTTCGGGTCTTGCTGGTGGTAAGGGAGTCCTAATTCCTGCCGATAAACAAGAAGCATTGTTTGCATTGAAAGAAATAATGGTTGATAAAGTATTTGGATCAGCGGGTAATGAAGTAGTTATTGAGGAATTTCTTGAAGGTCAAGAATTAAGTATATTAGCATTCTCGGATGGTTATACAATTGTCCCTCTTCCTCCTGCTCAGGATCATAAACGTATTTTTGATGGTGATCAA gGGCCAAATACTGGTGGAATGGGATGTTATTGTCCAACTCCTATCGCTATTCCTGAACTTATTGCTCAAATTAAAAATGAGATCCTACAGCCTACTATAGATGGCATGCGACGTGATG gtttcccATTTGTTGGTATGCTTTTTACTGGGCTCATGATAACAAGTTCCGGGCCTAAAGTGTTGGAATATAACGTACGATTTGGAGATCCAGAGACTGAAGTTGTCTTACCACTTTTAAGTGATAAATCGGATTTGGCAGAAATTATATTG GCTTGTGTTGAGAGACGATTAGACTCagtaaatattgaaattaagCCGGGTTTTGCGGCTACTGTAGTTATTGCCTCTGACGGATATCCCGGAAGTTATCTcaaaggaaaagaaattacTTTTAATGATGTTCCttctg ATACGATAATTTTTCATGCTGGTACGAGCATTAAAGAAGGGAAACTTGTCACATCTGGTGGTCGCGTACTTGCAGTGACGGGTGTGGCGTCTACATTAAGAAATGCTGTTGATAAAGCATATGAATGTGTAAAGTCTATCAGTTTtgataaaatgtattttagaAAAGATATCGCTCACCG tgcCTTTGCGTATTTATCCCAGCAACCTGCCAAGGATAATGTAATGACGTACGCGTCTGCCGGCGTTTCTATTGATTCTGGCAATCTTcttgttaaaaatatcaaatcatATGTGAAAAGTACTCAACGTCCAGGTTCTGATTGTGAAATAGGAGGCTTCGGTGGATTGTTTGATTTGAAAGCCGCTGGATTTAATGACCCAATTTTGGTATCTACTACCGATGGGGTGGGAACTAAGTTAAAAATAGCTCAGGCAATGAATTTACATGATACTATCG gCATTGATCTTGTCGCTATGAACGTAAATGATCTTATCGTGCAGGGCGCGGAACCATTACTTTTCCTTGATTATTATGCATGCGGTAAATTAGAAGTTGAGGTCGCACAAAATGTAGTGAAAGGAATTGCTGATGGGTGTCTTGAATCTGGATGTGCTTTAATTGGTGGCGAAACTTCAGAGATGCCCGGTGTATATAATAATG gcgaaTATGATTTGGCAGGATTTGCAACGGGAGCGGTAGAACGTAAAAATGTCCTTCCGCGCATATCTGATATAAAAGTCGATGATGTTTTAATAGGAATCACATCATCCGGTTTACATTCCAACGGATTTTCGTTAGTCcgtaaaatcatcaataagTACAACCTTGAATATAAATCACCATGTCCATGGGATTCAACAATTTCATTAGGTGAAAGCCTTCTCACACcaacaaaaatttatgttaaacaATTGCTACCTGTTGTCAAGGAGGGACTTGTAAAAGCAATGGCACATATTACGGGTGGAGGGTTTATAGATAATATACCGAGAATTTTGCCTAAAGATCTTGGAGTTTCCATAGATTCAAACGTTTGGGAATTACCAAAAGTATTTAAATGGTtgaaagaaaatggaaatatacCTTCAG ATGAATTGTTTCGAACATTTAATTGTGGAATTGGAATGGTGTTAGTAGTTTCATCTGATAATGAAATAAgagttaaaaaattacttcaaCAATACGAATCGAATGTTTATACAATTGGACGGGTTGTAACGAAGCaaacaaataatgataaacaCGTTGTAATTAAAGggatttaa